Proteins from a genomic interval of Cotesia glomerata isolate CgM1 unplaced genomic scaffold, MPM_Cglom_v2.3 scaffold_25, whole genome shotgun sequence:
- the LOC123274177 gene encoding ATP-dependent 6-phosphofructokinase isoform X4 — translation MRHRNLIPSTILGDARFTYMSDTHPKKMADEHASTKFIKPGSHKGKGLAVFTSGGDSQGMNAAVRAVVRMGIYLGCKVFFIKEGYQGMVDGGDNIVEATWSSVSCIIHRGGTVIGSARCMEFKERAGRLIAAKNLVTRGITNLVVIGGDGSLTGANLFKTEYRDLLKELESTGQINAEQVEKYCHLHIVGMVGSIDNDFCGTDMTIGTDSALHRIIESIDAIVSTAYSHQRTFIMEVMGRHCGYLALVAAMCSEADFVFIPEWPPERDWPNKLCKKLLQERLTGQRLNIIIVAEGAVDRNGDPITAEKIREVVVNKLQQDTRITVLGHVQRGGNPSAFDRILGCRMGAEAVMALMEATSETEACVVTLDGNQAVRLPLMDCVNRTKAVAQAMADKNWDLAVQLRGKGFARNLETYKMLTRLKAPIGSQDTKDQYTLAVLHVGSPSCGMNAAVRSFVRNCIYRGDKVYGVCDGVAGLEAGKVKLMDWASVTGWVAQGGAYLGTKRAPPKEDQLPQIAARLKELGIQALLVIGGFEGYQTCLSFIDARKKFPEFKIPIAMIPATISNNVPGTEFSLGCDTALNEITEICDRIRQSAQGTKRRVFIIETMGGYCGYLATLAGLAGGADAAYIFEEKFNIKDLNRDVVAMAAKMSEGVQRGLILRNESSNLNYNTDFMQRLFSEEGKGLFSCRSNIIGHMQQGGSPTPFDRNLGTKMGAKAVEWFTDQLKKHTSPDGVVNASTPDTAVMLGIIKRQYKYTPLSDLEEQTDFEHRIPKQQWWIKLRPLLKVLAKHESTYEEEGLYISVEEMDQGEPMV, via the exons ATGCGTCATCGTAATCTGATTCCTTCGACGATTCTGGGTGATGCAAGATTTACG tatatGTCAGACACTCATCCAAAAAAAATGGCAGACGAACATGCATCAACAAAATTCATAAAGCCCGGAAGTCATAAAGGCAAAGGGCTGGCAGTATTCACTAGTGGAGGTGACTCACaag GTATGAATGCGGCTGTGCGTGCCGTTGTGCGTATGGGTATTTACTTAGGCTGCAAAGTATTCTTCATAAAGGAAGGATATCAAGGTATGGTAGATGGAGGAGATAATATTGTCGAAGCAACTTGGTCTTCCGTATCTTGCATCATCCATCGA ggTGGTACCGTAATAGGTTCAGCAAGATGCATGGAATTTAAAGAACGTGCTGGACGTTTGATAGCTGCTAAAAATTTAGTCACACGCGGTATTACAAACTTAGTCGTAATTGGTGGTGATGGTTCATTAACTGGcgctaatttatttaaaaccgAGTATCGTGATCTGTTGAAGGAATTAGAGAGcacag GTCAAATAAATGCTGAAcaagttgaaaaatattgtcatCTTCATATCGTGGGTATGGTAGGTTCTATAGATAATGATTTCTGTGGGACAGATATGACAATTGGTACAGACTCAGCGTTACATCGTATAATAGAGAGCATTGATGCAATCGTCAGTACTGCGTACTCGCATCAACGAACATTTATTATGGAGGTCATGGGTCGTCATTGTGG CTACCTGGCTCTAGTGGCAGCTATGTGTTCCGAAGCCGACTTTGTATTCATCCCAGAGTGGCCACCAGAGCGTGACTGGCCAAACAAGCTctgcaaaaaattattgcag gaACGTCTTACGGGTCAACGTTTGAATATTATAATCGTTGCGGAAGGAGCAGTTGACAGAAATGGAGATCCAATTACTGCTGAAAAAATTCGTGAAGTTGTCGTTAATAAATTGCAACAAGACACCCGGATAACTGTACTCGGTCACGTGCAACGTGGTGGTAATCCTTCAGCTTTTGACAGAATTTTG GGTTGTAGAATGGGTGCAGAAGCTGTGATGGCTTTGATGGAAGCAACATCTGAAACCGAAGCCTGTGTTGTTACTCTTGATGGAAATCAAGCGGTCCGTTTACCTTTGATGGATTGTGTCAATCGTACTAAAGCCGTAGCTCAGGCTATGGCTGATAAAAATTGGGATCTTGCTGTTCAATTACGTGGAAA AGGTTTTGCCCGTAACTTGGAAACTTACAAAATGCTTACAAGATTAAAAGCTCCAATCGGTTCTCAAGACACCAAG gatCAATATACTCTTGCGGTATTGCACGTTGGTTCTCCATCGTGTGGAATGAACGCAGCCGTAAGATCGTTTGTAAGAAATTGTATCTACAGAGGAGACAAAGTCTATGGTGTTTGTGACGGTGTCGCAGGTTTAGAAGCTGGCAAAGTTAAGTTAATGGATTGGGCATCTGTAACAGGATGGGTCGCTCAAGGTGGAGCTTATCTTGGTACAAAACGTGCGCCTCCCAAAGAAGATCAGTTGCCACAAATAGCTGCCCGTTTGAAGGAACTTGGTATTCAAGCTTTGCTCGTTATTGGTGGGTTCGAAGGTTACCAGACGTGTCTTTCGTTCATAGACGCACgtaaaaaattccctgaatTTAAAATACCTATTGCAATGATACCTGCGACCATCAGTAACAATGTTCCTGGAACTGAATTTTCTCTCGGTTGTGACACGGCATTGAATGAAATTACAGAG atTTGCGACCGTATTCGTCAATCAGCACAAGGAACAAAACGCcgtgtatttattattgaaactatGGGCGGCTATTGTGGTTATTTGGCAACTCTTGCTGGTCTTGCAGGTGGTGCAGATgcagcttatatctttgaagaaaaattcaatattaaagATTTGAATCGAGATGTTGTCGCTATGGCTGCTAAAATGTCTGAAGGTGTTCAACGAGGTCTTATTCTAAGAAATGAAAGTAGTAATCTTAATTATAACACCGATTTCATGCAAAGATTGTTCAGTGAGGAAGGAAAAGGCTTGTTCAGTTGTCGCTCTAACATCATtg gtCATATGCAACAAGGTGGATCACCTACACCATTTGATCGTAACTTAGGTACTAAAATGGGAGCGAAAGCTGTTGAATGGTTTACTGATCAACTTAAAAAACATACATCACCTGACGGTGTTGTAAACGCTTCTACTCCTGATACTGCTGTTATGTTAGGTATCATCAAACGTCAGTACAAATATACTCCATTGTCAGATCTTGAAGAACAAACTGATTTCGA ACATCGTATTCCTAAACAGCAATGGTGGATAAAACTTCGTCCCTTGTTGAAAGTACTCGCTAAACACGAGTCGACTTATGAAGAAGAAGGATTATATATATCCGTAGAAGAAATGGATCAAGGAGAACCTatggtttaa
- the LOC123274177 gene encoding ATP-dependent 6-phosphofructokinase isoform X6, producing the protein MSDTHPKKMADEHASTKFIKPGSHKGKGLAVFTSGGDSQGMNAAVRAVVRMGIYLGCKVFFIKEGYQGMVDGGDNIVEATWSSVSCIIHRGGTVIGSARCMEFKERAGRLIAAKNLVTRGITNLVVIGGDGSLTGANLFKTEYRDLLKELESTGQINAEQVEKYCHLHIVGMVGSIDNDFCGTDMTIGTDSALHRIIESIDAIVSTAYSHQRTFIMEVMGRHCGYLALVAAMCSEADFVFIPEWPPERDWPNKLCKKLLQERLTGQRLNIIIVAEGAVDRNGDPITAEKIREVVVNKLQQDTRITVLGHVQRGGNPSAFDRILGCRMGAEAVMALMEATSETEACVVTLDGNQAVRLPLMDCVNRTKAVAQAMADKNWDLAVQLRGKGFARNLETYKMLTRLKAPIGSQDTKNSIEHVLTKQLTLCGQDQYTLAVLHVGSPSCGMNAAVRSFVRNCIYRGDKVYGVCDGVAGLEAGKVKLMDWASVTGWVAQGGAYLGTKRAPPKEDQLPQIAARLKELGIQALLVIGGFEGYQTCLSFIDARKKFPEFKIPIAMIPATISNNVPGTEFSLGCDTALNEITEICDRIRQSAQGTKRRVFIIETMGGYCGYLATLAGLAGGADAAYIFEEKFNIKDLNRDVVAMAAKMSEGVQRGLILRNESSNLNYNTDFMQRLFSEEGKGLFSCRSNIIGHMQQGGSPTPFDRNLGTKMGAKAVEWFTDQLKKHTSPDGVVNASTPDTAVMLGIIKRQYKYTPLSDLEEQTDFEHRIPKQQWWIKLRPLLKVLAKHESTYEEEGLYISVEEMDQGEPMV; encoded by the exons atGTCAGACACTCATCCAAAAAAAATGGCAGACGAACATGCATCAACAAAATTCATAAAGCCCGGAAGTCATAAAGGCAAAGGGCTGGCAGTATTCACTAGTGGAGGTGACTCACaag GTATGAATGCGGCTGTGCGTGCCGTTGTGCGTATGGGTATTTACTTAGGCTGCAAAGTATTCTTCATAAAGGAAGGATATCAAGGTATGGTAGATGGAGGAGATAATATTGTCGAAGCAACTTGGTCTTCCGTATCTTGCATCATCCATCGA ggTGGTACCGTAATAGGTTCAGCAAGATGCATGGAATTTAAAGAACGTGCTGGACGTTTGATAGCTGCTAAAAATTTAGTCACACGCGGTATTACAAACTTAGTCGTAATTGGTGGTGATGGTTCATTAACTGGcgctaatttatttaaaaccgAGTATCGTGATCTGTTGAAGGAATTAGAGAGcacag GTCAAATAAATGCTGAAcaagttgaaaaatattgtcatCTTCATATCGTGGGTATGGTAGGTTCTATAGATAATGATTTCTGTGGGACAGATATGACAATTGGTACAGACTCAGCGTTACATCGTATAATAGAGAGCATTGATGCAATCGTCAGTACTGCGTACTCGCATCAACGAACATTTATTATGGAGGTCATGGGTCGTCATTGTGG CTACCTGGCTCTAGTGGCAGCTATGTGTTCCGAAGCCGACTTTGTATTCATCCCAGAGTGGCCACCAGAGCGTGACTGGCCAAACAAGCTctgcaaaaaattattgcag gaACGTCTTACGGGTCAACGTTTGAATATTATAATCGTTGCGGAAGGAGCAGTTGACAGAAATGGAGATCCAATTACTGCTGAAAAAATTCGTGAAGTTGTCGTTAATAAATTGCAACAAGACACCCGGATAACTGTACTCGGTCACGTGCAACGTGGTGGTAATCCTTCAGCTTTTGACAGAATTTTG GGTTGTAGAATGGGTGCAGAAGCTGTGATGGCTTTGATGGAAGCAACATCTGAAACCGAAGCCTGTGTTGTTACTCTTGATGGAAATCAAGCGGTCCGTTTACCTTTGATGGATTGTGTCAATCGTACTAAAGCCGTAGCTCAGGCTATGGCTGATAAAAATTGGGATCTTGCTGTTCAATTACGTGGAAA AGGTTTTGCCCGTAACTTGGAAACTTACAAAATGCTTACAAGATTAAAAGCTCCAATCGGTTCTCAAGACACCAAG AACAGCATCGAACACGTCTTAACAAAg caaTTAACACTATGTGGTCAA gatCAATATACTCTTGCGGTATTGCACGTTGGTTCTCCATCGTGTGGAATGAACGCAGCCGTAAGATCGTTTGTAAGAAATTGTATCTACAGAGGAGACAAAGTCTATGGTGTTTGTGACGGTGTCGCAGGTTTAGAAGCTGGCAAAGTTAAGTTAATGGATTGGGCATCTGTAACAGGATGGGTCGCTCAAGGTGGAGCTTATCTTGGTACAAAACGTGCGCCTCCCAAAGAAGATCAGTTGCCACAAATAGCTGCCCGTTTGAAGGAACTTGGTATTCAAGCTTTGCTCGTTATTGGTGGGTTCGAAGGTTACCAGACGTGTCTTTCGTTCATAGACGCACgtaaaaaattccctgaatTTAAAATACCTATTGCAATGATACCTGCGACCATCAGTAACAATGTTCCTGGAACTGAATTTTCTCTCGGTTGTGACACGGCATTGAATGAAATTACAGAG atTTGCGACCGTATTCGTCAATCAGCACAAGGAACAAAACGCcgtgtatttattattgaaactatGGGCGGCTATTGTGGTTATTTGGCAACTCTTGCTGGTCTTGCAGGTGGTGCAGATgcagcttatatctttgaagaaaaattcaatattaaagATTTGAATCGAGATGTTGTCGCTATGGCTGCTAAAATGTCTGAAGGTGTTCAACGAGGTCTTATTCTAAGAAATGAAAGTAGTAATCTTAATTATAACACCGATTTCATGCAAAGATTGTTCAGTGAGGAAGGAAAAGGCTTGTTCAGTTGTCGCTCTAACATCATtg gtCATATGCAACAAGGTGGATCACCTACACCATTTGATCGTAACTTAGGTACTAAAATGGGAGCGAAAGCTGTTGAATGGTTTACTGATCAACTTAAAAAACATACATCACCTGACGGTGTTGTAAACGCTTCTACTCCTGATACTGCTGTTATGTTAGGTATCATCAAACGTCAGTACAAATATACTCCATTGTCAGATCTTGAAGAACAAACTGATTTCGA ACATCGTATTCCTAAACAGCAATGGTGGATAAAACTTCGTCCCTTGTTGAAAGTACTCGCTAAACACGAGTCGACTTATGAAGAAGAAGGATTATATATATCCGTAGAAGAAATGGATCAAGGAGAACCTatggtttaa